A window of Danaus plexippus chromosome 26, MEX_DaPlex, whole genome shotgun sequence genomic DNA:
tttttatttcatcagaATTTCGATTTAATGAGAAATTGCATAATAATTCTTatgtaataagatatttattaagggAAATATCATGCCTAAGAACTGATATTAATCCTAAATGTcttcagatttttattttgaatgcaATAATATGATTaggtttgaaatttttgagATCTGATGTAGCAAATAGATCTCGAACTTAGAAGTCAATATCGAAAATTACATGTAGTCTAaggaatatgaatattaatgatttatggTGTAGGCGCAGTACACAGAAATGTTGAAAGCATACCAATCATCGCCCGCATACTTACAGTGGCTGGCTCACAAAAACAAAGGTGATCTTGTTAGAGTAACAATTGAAACCATTTGTTTGTCACACCATCACTCGCTTCCACTGAGGTATAGGGAAGTGACCCGAGCCAGATATCAACACTTGTGCGGCTACAACTTGTGTTCAGTAGAATGCTAGATTATTAAATCACTGTAAATTTTTGCACAAGTGACTATTAAACTTAAGGTCATTTATCATCAAAATACTATTAGGAGTTTGTGTAATGTAACGGGCATGAAATTTTGTCCAAAACAAATACGGTCAAATCGCTTCAAATCTAAAAGATGGATTAGTGTTCCCAATCTACGCATCATATCACCACGTAACTAACACGCACCTCTCTCCACATGCACGTATATTAACGTTAGTCGGAATACGAGAAGAGTTTGAAGACATACCACAATTCCCCGGCGTACCTCGCGTACATCGCCGCCAAGAACAAGGCTGTTGGTAAGGGTATGATATATTTTGCATGTTCTATAcattagatataattatatatatatatttatgcttCTTCATAAAGATATTAGTCTTTCATAAATCAAAAGCAgagttaaaatattcttcatggaaatttattatgatctttaaatatttattaagtaaatattgatttaaaaattataaaaataccgaTTGATTTTTCAATTACATTGGTGTATAGTgccagcaaaaaaaaatttttttgtaggaATCATATTATGCAAATGCTTATCGTAAGTGATCCaatgtacattatatttgaGCTTAGTACAGAAACCTATAAAGgactataaagaaaaacagtATAAAATAGTGAATTTCTGAACAGTTGGGAATCTGGAAGAAGAGAGTTCAAGCAAGAAGGGAGGTTCACAGAAGGAGTCACAGCAGCAAGACAGAAGAATTGACATCCAACCAGCTGAAGATGAAGACGgtaacaaaatttctaatatattgtCATTTGCTACTAAATTACGAATCctaaaattatgtaactattgtCTAAATATGTAACCAGATCAGGACGAGGGTCTGTCAGTGAAGCACGTGGCTTACGCCCGCTATCTTCGTAATCACCGTCTCATCAACGAGATCTTCTCCGACACGGTGGTGCCGGATGTAAGGTCGGTGGTCACCACCGCTAGGATGCAGGTAAATCAACCAAACatgacaattatatattttctggtcagtaatatatgaatataataattgccaTAGATgccattgtttaaaatataacccaTTTCAACAAACAgttcattcaaatattctattaagcCTCAGTcatgacatttatattgaCAGTAATGTTTATCATTGACCTTACAccctaaaaaaaattctaagaaCATTAAGTCTTTGgacaaaatattgatatatttatatacaaaatgaatatttttgcaGATTTTAAAGAAGCAGGTACAATCGCTGACGATGCATCAGAAGAAATTGGAAGACGAACTTCAACAAATTGAAGAGAAGTTTGAAGCAAAGAAAAGGAAGTTCATAGAGAGCAGCGAGTCCTTCCAGGAGGAGTTGAAGAAGGTAgtgctataaattaataactggTAGAAATATAACCCggaagttaaatatataaaatgtatatatatatgtgaagtaattttttaaaaaacagttattttttacatgtcaataataacaaagaaattgATGTAAACggaaaaggtttttataaacagtttGTATATTATAGAATAGATTAGTGTCGTTGTTTATAATCTGCAATTGTTTCAGCATTGTAAGCCAGCGGTGGACGACGAGACGTTCGCTAGAATGGTGGAGCGAGCGGTCGATCAGCAGAGAAGGGGTGCTGCTGGACCACACCCACACCCGAATCACCCACACCCCTCGCACCCTCACGCGACTCACCCTACGCATCCTTCACACCCGACACATCCCCACCACACGGCACCACAACACGCTCAGCCGGCACACCCTCGGCCTCATGAGGTATAGTGGCTAGATTGTATCGTCCTtagtctataataaaatagatgttGATCGAGTTTTGTTTTTAGAGAAAAATTTGTGACACTTTTTTAGGagattaagtaaatatatttaccaacaatcataatttctttaacataTGAAAAGTGCTTACATTTTCTCCACTgtgattttcaattaaattctaatattatttgcttCAGCCAATGGATCAAGATCCGCCCAAACCAGAGGCGAACGGCCCCAACGCTCCCACTCAAGTCGACAAAGTGTCTACCACGGAGGGGAAACAGGACACAAACATCACCACGGAGTTGAAGGCTGATGAGAAACAGATCCAGGAAGGGGAAGGTACGGGGACGGTCACAGAGTATATAACAAAGTTCTGTGGAATggatttaaacatattatttgtaattcaaacgactagatttattataactgaTTCACACAGATAATGACAAGACGGAGATGATGAATAGTCGGTTAATTAATGACACgctacaaaatttaaatgagcaACTAAATTTTCAACTGAATCCTATTAGTTTAGTCTATAATGTAGTTTGTTCATATTGCAAGCAGAGCTATGAAGGTTTAGAAGTTTCATcgatacatacaaacatactaTGATGGAACATAATTCCAACACATTTCTAAATCTTTAACGgtcatgaattttttttattaacttaaaactatttttattagtatattataagttatatattattttgtacgtCAGGTGATCGTAAAGAAGATAAGCCGATTGAAATGAAAGTCGAGAGTAAGGAGGGGCCTCCGCCGGCCGGGCCGCCACAGCCACAAATCACATCGCCCCCACACCCAGGTGacgaatattaaatagaataaaaaactgccttaatattatatcataataaaattaagacgaCTCATCAGTGTTACATAATGACACTTGTGCAAgaaatgtcaataaaagaCGAGacaatttagttatatttaatgctGATCAGAATCGGGTGCAGGTAAATGGatataccaattttccttaaTACATGACACATGttgatagtttaaaattaaactgccATTTaacataagttatttattaacaactaaataaacttatcattttattataatgattttttaaattttaacgaaataaaaattttgtatatctaaatatataaactgcagcttaaaatattgattagaaTTTAATGTGTTACACttgtattagaaatataatagttt
This region includes:
- the LOC116774261 gene encoding SWI/SNF-related matrix-associated actin-dependent regulator of chromatin subfamily E member 1 isoform X3, whose product is MATTNSYKQNTSMSMPSPQNNTQYMIAGPPMSFGMMKGGMNAPPHHNHVYHPQYQGGGGLGPPGVHGGYGWQHSPRFAAESARRAAGAASQPGKDDKTSPFVSTIHSHPGFQPQKIGKGTGGGAGLPKPPKPPEKPLMPYMRYSRRVWDSVKAANPDLKLWEIGRIIGGMWRDLPQSEKYAFVDEYEAEKAQYTEMLKAYQSSPAYLQWLAHKNKVGNLEEESSSKKGGSQKESQQQDRRIDIQPAEDEDDQDEGLSVKHVAYARYLRNHRLINEIFSDTVVPDVRSVVTTARMQILKKQVQSLTMHQKKLEDELQQIEEKFEAKKRKFIESSESFQEELKKHCKPAVDDETFARMVERAVDQQRRGAAGPHPHPNHPHPSHPHATHPTHPSHPTHPHHTAPQHAQPAHPRPHEPMDQDPPKPEANGPNAPTQVDKVSTTEGKQDTNITTELKADEKQIQEGEGDRKEDKPIEMKVESKEGPPPAGPPQPQITSPPHPAMMLPPGASGPPPGANHAPPPPGGYGSAPYGGRYYPGYGVGGVGPVGPVGGVGPVGAVGPVGAVGPVGGVGPVGGVGGFPPYSHYFPAEHYSHHPQHPAHHDVKPEEPPAKKESE
- the LOC116774261 gene encoding SWI/SNF-related matrix-associated actin-dependent regulator of chromatin subfamily E member 1 isoform X4, yielding MATTNSYKQNTSMSMPSPQNNTQYMIAGPPMSFGMMKGGMNAPPHHNHVYHPQYQGGGGLGPPGVHGGYGWQHSPRFAAESARRAAGAASQPGKDDKTSPFVSTIHSHPGFQPQKIGKGTGGGAGLPKPPKPPEKPLMPYMRYSRRVWDSVKAANPDLKLWEIGRIIGGMWRDLPQSEKYAFVDEYEAEKSEYEKSLKTYHNSPAYLAYIAAKNKAVGKVGNLEEESSSKKGGSQKESQQQDRRIDIQPAEDEDDQDEGLSVKHVAYARYLRNHRLINEIFSDTVVPDVRSVVTTARMQILKKQVQSLTMHQKKLEDELQQIEEKFEAKKRKFIESSESFQEELKKHCKPAVDDETFARMVERAVDQQRRGAAGPHPHPNHPHPSHPHATHPTHPSHPTHPHHTAPQHAQPAHPRPHEPMDQDPPKPEANGPNAPTQVDKVSTTEGKQDTNITTELKADEKQIQEGEGDRKEDKPIEMKVESKEGPPPAGPPQPQITSPPHPAMMLPPGASGPPPGANHAPPPPAPYGGRYYPGYGVGGVGPVGPVGGVGPVGAVGPVGAVGPVGGVGPVGGVGGFPPYSHYFPAEHYSHHPQHPAHHDVKPEEPPAKKESE
- the LOC116774261 gene encoding SWI/SNF-related matrix-associated actin-dependent regulator of chromatin subfamily E member 1 isoform X5 codes for the protein MATTNSYKQNTSMSMPSPQNNTQYMIAGPPMSFGMMKGGMNAPPHHNHVYHPQYQGGGGLGPPGVHGGYGWQHSPRFAAESARRAAGAASQPGKDDKTSPFVSTIHSHPGFQPQKIGKGTGGGAGLPKPPKPPEKPLMPYMRYSRRVWDSVKAANPDLKLWEIGRIIGGMWRDLPQSEKYAFVDEYEAEKSEYEKSLKTYHNSPAYLAYIAAKNKAVGKVGNLEEESSSKKGGSQKESQQQDRRIDIQPAEDEDDQDEGLSVKHVAYARYLRNHRLINEIFSDTVVPDVRSVVTTARMQILKKQVQSLTMHQKKLEDELQQIEEKFEAKKRKFIESSESFQEELKKHCKPAVDDETFARMVERAVDQQRRGAAGPHPHPNHPHPSHPHATHPTHPSHPTHPHHTAPQHAQPAHPRPHEPMDQDPPKPEANGPNAPTQVDKVSTTEGKQDTNITTELKADEKQIQEGEGDRKEDKPIEMKVESKEGPPPAGPPQPQITSPPHPAMMLPPGASGPPPGANHAPPPPGYGVGGVGPVGPVGGVGPVGAVGPVGAVGPVGGVGPVGGVGGFPPYSHYFPAEHYSHHPQHPAHHDVKPEEPPAKKESE
- the LOC116774261 gene encoding SWI/SNF-related matrix-associated actin-dependent regulator of chromatin subfamily E member 1 isoform X8, whose translation is MATTNSYKQNTSMSMPSPQNNTQYMIAGPPMSFGMMKGGMNAPPHHNHVYHPQYQGGGGLGPPGVHGGYGWQHSPRFAAESARRAAGAASQPGKDDKTSPFVSTIHSHPGFQPQKIGKGTGGGAGLPKPPKPPEKPLMPYMRYSRRVWDSVKAANPDLKLWEIGRIIGGMWRDLPQSEKYAFVDEYEAEKSEYEKSLKTYHNSPAYLAYIAAKNKAVGKVGNLEEESSSKKGGSQKESQQQDRRIDIQPAEDEDDQDEGLSVKHVAYARYLRNHRLINEIFSDTVVPDVRSVVTTARMQILKKQVQSLTMHQKKLEDELQQIEEKFEAKKRKFIESSESFQEELKKHCKPAVDDETFARMVERAVDQQRRGAAGPHPHPNHPHPSHPHATHPTHPSHPTHPHHTAPQHAQPAHPRPHEPMDQDPPKPEANGPNAPTQVDKVSTTEGKQDTNITTELKADEKQIQEGEGDRKEDKPIEMKVESKEGPPPAGPPQPQITSPPHPAMMLPPGASGPPPGANHAPPPPAEEPPAKKESE
- the LOC116774261 gene encoding SWI/SNF-related matrix-associated actin-dependent regulator of chromatin subfamily E member 1 isoform X7; this encodes MATTNSYKQNTSMSMPSPQNNTQSARRAAGAASQPGKDDKTSPFVSTIHSHPGFQPQKIGKGTGGGAGLPKPPKPPEKPLMPYMRYSRRVWDSVKAANPDLKLWEIGRIIGGMWRDLPQSEKYAFVDEYEAEKSEYEKSLKTYHNSPAYLAYIAAKNKAVGKVGNLEEESSSKKGGSQKESQQQDRRIDIQPAEDEDDQDEGLSVKHVAYARYLRNHRLINEIFSDTVVPDVRSVVTTARMQILKKQVQSLTMHQKKLEDELQQIEEKFEAKKRKFIESSESFQEELKKHCKPAVDDETFARMVERAVDQQRRGAAGPHPHPNHPHPSHPHATHPTHPSHPTHPHHTAPQHAQPAHPRPHEPMDQDPPKPEANGPNAPTQVDKVSTTEGKQDTNITTELKADEKQIQEGEGDRKEDKPIEMKVESKEGPPPAGPPQPQITSPPHPAMMLPPGASGPPPGANHAPPPPGGYGSAPYGGRYYPGYGVGGVGPVGPVGGVGPVGAVGPVGAVGPVGGVGPVGGVGGFPPYSHYFPAEHYSHHPQHPAHHDVKPEEPPAKKESE
- the LOC116774261 gene encoding SWI/SNF-related matrix-associated actin-dependent regulator of chromatin subfamily E member 1 isoform X6, translated to MIAGPPMSFGMMKGGMNAPPHHNHVYHPQYQGGGGLGPPGVHGGYGWQHSPRFAAESARRAAGAASQPGKDDKTSPFVSTIHSHPGFQPQKIGKGTGGGAGLPKPPKPPEKPLMPYMRYSRRVWDSVKAANPDLKLWEIGRIIGGMWRDLPQSEKYAFVDEYEAEKSEYEKSLKTYHNSPAYLAYIAAKNKAVGKVGNLEEESSSKKGGSQKESQQQDRRIDIQPAEDEDDQDEGLSVKHVAYARYLRNHRLINEIFSDTVVPDVRSVVTTARMQILKKQVQSLTMHQKKLEDELQQIEEKFEAKKRKFIESSESFQEELKKHCKPAVDDETFARMVERAVDQQRRGAAGPHPHPNHPHPSHPHATHPTHPSHPTHPHHTAPQHAQPAHPRPHEPMDQDPPKPEANGPNAPTQVDKVSTTEGKQDTNITTELKADEKQIQEGEGDRKEDKPIEMKVESKEGPPPAGPPQPQITSPPHPAMMLPPGASGPPPGANHAPPPPGGYGSAPYGGRYYPGYGVGGVGPVGPVGGVGPVGAVGPVGAVGPVGGVGPVGGVGGFPPYSHYFPAEHYSHHPQHPAHHDVKPEEPPAKKESE
- the LOC116774261 gene encoding SWI/SNF-related matrix-associated actin-dependent regulator of chromatin subfamily E member 1 isoform X1, yielding MATTNSYKQNTSMSMPSPQNNTQYMIAGPPMSFGMMKGGMNAPPHHNHVYHPQYQGGGGLGPPGVHGGYGWQHSPRFAAESARRAAGAASQPGKDDKTSPFVSTIHSHPGFQPQKIGKGTGGGAGLPKPPKPPEKPLMPYMRYSRRVWDSVKAANPDLKLWEIGRIIGGMWRDLPQSEKYAFVDEYEAEKSEYEKSLKTYHNSPAYLAYIAAKNKAVGKVGNLEEESSSKKGGSQKESQQQDRRIDIQPAEDEDDQDEGLSVKHVAYARYLRNHRLINEIFSDTVVPDVRSVVTTARMQILKKQVQSLTMHQKKLEDELQQIEEKFEAKKRKFIESSESFQEELKKHCKPAVDDETFARMVERAVDQQRRGAAGPHPHPNHPHPSHPHATHPTHPSHPTHPHHTAPQHAQPAHPRPHEPMDQDPPKPEANGPNAPTQVDKVSTTEGKQDTNITTELKADEKQIQEGEGDRKEDKPIEMKVESKEGPPPAGPPQPQITSPPHPAMMLPPGASGPPPGANHAPPPPGGYGSAPYGGRYYPGYGVGGVGPVGPVGGVGPVGAVGPVGAVGPVGGVGPVGGVGGFPPYSHYFPAEHYSHHPQHPAHHDVKPEEPPAKKESE
- the LOC116774261 gene encoding SWI/SNF-related matrix-associated actin-dependent regulator of chromatin subfamily E member 1 isoform X2 yields the protein MATTNSYKQNTSMSMPSPQNNTQYMIAGPPMSFGMMKGGMNAPPHHNHVYHPQYQGGGGLGPPGVHGGYGWQHSPRFAAESARRAAGAASQPGKDDKTSPFVSTIHSHPGFQPQKIGKGTGGGAGLPKPPKPPEKPLMPYMRYSRRVWDSVKAANPDLKLWEIGRIIGGMWRDLPQSEKYAFVDEYEAEKSEYEKSLKTYHNSPAYLAYIAAKNKAVVGNLEEESSSKKGGSQKESQQQDRRIDIQPAEDEDDQDEGLSVKHVAYARYLRNHRLINEIFSDTVVPDVRSVVTTARMQILKKQVQSLTMHQKKLEDELQQIEEKFEAKKRKFIESSESFQEELKKHCKPAVDDETFARMVERAVDQQRRGAAGPHPHPNHPHPSHPHATHPTHPSHPTHPHHTAPQHAQPAHPRPHEPMDQDPPKPEANGPNAPTQVDKVSTTEGKQDTNITTELKADEKQIQEGEGDRKEDKPIEMKVESKEGPPPAGPPQPQITSPPHPAMMLPPGASGPPPGANHAPPPPGGYGSAPYGGRYYPGYGVGGVGPVGPVGGVGPVGAVGPVGAVGPVGGVGPVGGVGGFPPYSHYFPAEHYSHHPQHPAHHDVKPEEPPAKKESE